GCTCGATCACGGGGCCAAAAATCCGGCTGAAGTCGTCTATCCGCAGGAGGACGACATCTGTGGGTTTATCTACACATCGGGTACGACCGGTGATCCCAAAGGCGTGCTGCTCAGCCATAGCAACATTATGAGCAACGTAAATGGCGTGCATCAACTTCTGGAAATTGGCCCCGACGATGTGAGCCTCTCCTTTTTGCCCTGGGCACATAGTTTCGGGCAGGTTGTGGAGTTGCATTGCCTCCTGTCGATGGGAGCCGCGCTCGGGATTGCCGAGAACGTCAACACTATCATCGAGAACCTTGCTGAGGTCCGCCCGACCCTGCTTTTTGCCGTGCCGCGAATTTTTAACCGCATCTATAACGGGGTGCAGCAGAAAATGGAGGCGGCCGGTGGCATCAAGCAGCTCCTCTTTACAAGAGGGATGGCGAACTCCGAGGAACTGCGTGCCGTACGTGAGCGCGGAGAGTCGGGCGGGCTGACCGCGATGATGAACAAATTCTACGATAAGCTGGTCTTTTCCAAGGTACGCGAGCGCTTCGGGGGCCGCCTGAAGTACGCTTTCAGCGGAGGAGCCGCGCTTAGCCCCGAGGTGGCACGCTTTATTGATAACCTCAATATCATGGTCTACGAGGGTTACGGCCTGACTGAGACTTCTCCGATTGCAACCTGCAACTATCCGGACAACCGCAAGATCGGCAGCGTAGGAAGGCCGATTCCCGGTGTGTCCGTGACGGTTGCGGACGTGGAGGGATACCCCTCGGGAACCGGAGAAATCTGTGTGAAGGGGCCGAATGTGATGAAGGGCTACCACAACCTTCCCGAGCAGACTGCCAAGGTGCTCGATGAAGACGGAACCTTCCACACCGGCGATCTGGGCCGCGTGGATGAAGATGGCTACGTCTGGATTCTCGGACGGGTCAAAGAACAGTACAAGCTGGAGAACGGTAAGTACGTTGTACCCGGTCCGATTGAGGAGCAGCTCAAGCTCTCCCCCTATGTCAACCAGGTGATGGTGGAGGGCACGAACAAGGCCTACAATGTGGCGTTGATTGTGGTCGACCTGGAGAACCTGGGCACCTGGGCAGATAATAATGGGGTATCGCGCGATGAACTCTTGACCCATCCAAAGGTCAAGGAGCTCTATCGCAAAGAGATCGAGCGGGTCAGCTCGACGCTCAAGGGCTATGAGCGGCCGAAACGCTTTGCGTTGATCGAAGAAGAGTTCAGTGCGGAGAACGATATGCTTACGCCGAAACTCAGCGTGAAGCGTCGAGTGGTGTTGGCGCGTTACGGAGAGTTGCTCAACAGTCTTTACAACGATGAGAAGACGGCTGCTGCCTGAGTTTAAGTCGTGTAGGCAGGCGGAACAGCCTGTTTAATTCCGCGTAGTACAAAGCCCCGTCAGCCCTTGAGCTACGGGGCTTTTTTGTATTCGACGAGGAGTATTTCTCAAAACCTGGTCAGGGGACTCCCGGCCAGGGGACTCCCGGCCAGGGGACTCCCGGTCAGGGGACTCCCGGTCAGGGGACTCCCGGTCAGTGCGAGCAACTTTTTGAGCGCACATCAGCAACATCTGGGACAAACACGCGACAATAGGAGGGCAACGAGTTGAATCGTCTCGCACCCAGGAGCGACTTGATGACCCGTCCTCGCCAACACCTCGCCGGCCAGGTTGTTTTGTTTACTCGTCGTACATCTGAGCGCCGCTATTTTCTCCGACCTGACAAGTTTATTAACGACGCGATGGCCTACGATCTCGCTCGCGCGGCACTTCGGCACGGCCAGAAACTACATGCGGCGATGGCCATGTCGAACCACTTCCATGCCGTGTTTACTGACGAAACTGGAGAACGGAGCGAGATGGCGCGTGATGCATTGGCCAGTATCGCTCGCGCGAGAAACAAAGACCTCGGGCGGAAAGGGCACTTCTGGGAGTCTGGAACGTATGGCGACTGTGTGCTTCTTGATACAAACGCGATCGAGCGAATGCTCGTGTACACTTGGGCTAATCCGGTGCGAGCAGGGCTGGTGTCTCGCGTGGATGAGTGGCCGGGTTATATGATTAGGCCCCGTGATTGGGGAAAGACCATTCGTGTGTACCGGCCTTCAAACTACTATGGTGATGAGTCGCCGGAGTTCATCGATTTTACGCCCCAACCGCCTCCAGGGTATGAAGAGTGGCCACTAGAAGAGACGATTGCGCATTATGAGCGGCTGATTGCACGCGCCGAGACCGAAATTCATGCCGAACGCGTCAGAGATAATTGGCCGCCTTTTCTCGGTGTCGACAAAGTGTTGATGACAGATTCTTTCTCGGCGCCCGGTACGCCGGATAGTGATTCTAAAGTAAATCCCGAGTTCGCGACGTTGGATCCCGTTCTGTTGAAACGGGCGAGGAAAGCGAGAAAGGCATTTTATGAAGACTATGCGCAGCAGCGGCGGCGTTGGAAACGCGGGAAAGCACGGTGTATCTTTCCGCCGGGGACGATCTGGCTTAGGCGTCATGGTCCAGTAAAGTGCAGGAAAACGCCCAGTGATGCGCCATCCATTCAGATTGTGCGAATCGCAAAGATACGGGTACAGAAATCAGGCGAGCGACAACGGGCATTGATTGGAGTCAACTCGGCGTAGTTGAAGAAGACGTTCGGGCCGAGATAGTATTAAGTGTGAGTCTGGACTCAATAGATTGCGGGCGCACTTAGTTAAGCTGCCGGCCTGATGGTTATGGTGTCTGGCCGGAGCAATACCAGCCCAGGGAGGGGCCGGTTTGCTAGTGATAGGGCCTGTGCAGATAAACTGGCGATCGCAGTTTAGAAAGCGCTTGAACACTAACAAGCAAAGAAGGCCGGGCCGGCCTTCGAACTTCAAAGACTCGGACAAATGATAGACGATACCTTATAGTGTCGAACATCTTTTCGAACGATGGACTCCGGGGCATTTAACTCCCGGTCCTTTGTCTATAGAGCAGGCAAGTCGGTCTGTTCCTGCTACATTGATGCGAGAGCTGAACGGAGATCTACTTTGAGCATGTTGGCTTGATTGATGTCGTCTCGCTCTGATGAACTGAGTTCAGATTCGCCGAAAAGGTCAGCGCGATCGAGCGCGCTTGAACTACGCGCAAGCATGGAAAGGGATTGCTGTTGCTTCTCCTGTTGCGCATCGCTGATATCGGCTCGTGATACAGATCGTTCTGGGTTGAAACGACCTTCCGGGGTGATAACGAGTTGAGCATCAACCTCACCAAGGCAGAGCGTTTCAATGATCTCTGCAAGTCCTCCCAGGTGGGGCGGAATTCCGAGGTAGAGCAATGTAGTCTGCCTGGTCGAATGGGTAGAGGCCAGGTGGGTGTTGAGCAACTCAACGAGCTCTCGTAGCCCCCACTGAGTAGCGGCCTCTTGGGGGGCGGATACCTGTCGGAACTCCTGTAAGACTGGAAGGCAAAGAACGTTGAGTACTTCCGCGTGCCGGCCTCGTTGAGCTGCTCCGAGAGCTACTGCAACCCGTAACGCGCTGACTTGCTGATCCGGGGTCTTGCCTGGGGCAATGAGAGTGTGAGCGTCGGAAAATACGGAGGCCGCATCCAGCACATAGAGCTCCGGTGACTCCTCAGATAACGCCCGCCTTATATGCGAGGCCAGAGAGGTAAAGAGCGCCGATGGGTGATCTGGGGAGTCTTGCGTATCGATGACAAGATTGAGTCCGCCGCGTACGACCGGAGCGATAGTATCCACCGCGTCGAGGCCCAGGAATAGCGGTGGTCTTTCGCCCTGAAGCTCGGTTAGCGTCGGAGCGTAGGGCCAGATGCGTGCGATGCCTTCCGACTCGGGAACCACAATCGCGTGACCGGGAGTCCCCTGACCGGGAGTCCCCTGACCGGGAGTCAGGTTAATCGCCGATGTCTGGTAGCTTCGCTCAACGGCTAGTCCCGCCTCCACCCAGCTTGGCCAGTACGGAGCCCATAGTTCTACACGACGAGCCCCCAGGTGGCGGACCACTGCTGCGTAAACGCGCTCATGTTGTGGATGTAGGATCGCTACAGCTTCTCCTGGGGACGGGACTTCATCCCCCAGATACGCCTGCCAGCCCTCCCGAGTCCTGACTTCCAGATTGGGCTCGGGCTTCTGGTATGCGTTCAGCTCTCCAAGCTCTTCCTTCATGCTTTTTCTCCCCTGCCTCTTTTTCCCGGCGAAAAGGCAGATCTGGGCAGTGCGCGCGGAATCGCGGGCCTACAGCCCTGTCTCATCGTGGCGCGTAAAGTCGATGGTCCAGCCAAACTCACCGATCAGCTCTTCAGCGACGATCTCCAGCGCACGGAGCTCGGAGTGCGAGATGCTGCCGACTGCCACAAAATCACGAAACGCCCCCTGGTCGGGGGCGTTCCAGAAGTGCGCAGCCTCGGCGGTCTCCACCCGGAGCCCCTGTACCGTAGCTCCCAGGGCGTTTAACTCAGATTGAAGGTGGCTCAGATCGACGTTGCGGCGATCGGCCCGCACGCTCCAGGTAGGCATCGCAATCTCCAGAGCCGGACAAAACGAGACGAGCCCCCGCTCGGGATAGGGGCGAGACAGGGGCTCTGCAGATTAATCTTCGTCTTCCTCAAGCTCTTCCATCAACTCGGCAGCCAGGTCCTCTTCGGTGGCCACCTCGCCACGTTCCCGGCGCTCCAGTCGATCCTCGGCCCACTCTCGAAGGCTCTTGGCTTTGTCATCAAGCGCCTGACGCAAGAAGTCCAGTCCGAGGTACTTCTCGCCCAGGATATAGGCCCGTTTGCGCACGGCGGTGTCCGGCAGGTCGGCGGCTTTGCGCAGAAGTCCCAGACGAGTCTCCTCGGGGATGTCTTTCCACTGCTCGTCGAGCAGGTCGAGCGCACCGCTGGCAACCTGGTCGCCGCCGTGGCCGCGGACCGTATTGGGCTTGAGCAGGCGCTTGAGCAGTTCCATGGAGTCTTTACCCAGGCGGGCCAGCCAGACTACCGAGAGACGACGCACACCGCCGGGAAGGAAGCGAATGCTGAGTCGATCCTGCTCTTGGGCAGTGGTCTCAATCGGGTGCTGATACTCGCCACGGGGGAAGGGAATGGCGTGCTCGACAACAATCTGACAGACCTCGCGCTTGAGACTCTTGTTGAGCGCGTTGAGTTGCATCAGATGATCGAAGATCACTCGCCCCTGGTCGCCGATGGCTTCTTTCGCGGTCAGGATCATCAGCACGAGCTCAATCATCTGCTCGCGACGAATCTGCGGGTCGCGGAAAATGCCATCACAGGCCGGCATGATAAGCGAGGCATCTTCGACGTAGTTGTCGGTCAGACGCGGCAGCCAGATAAGTCCCTTGCGCAGCCCCAGGTAATCGTCGTGGCTCAAGAGCCCGGCACCGGCCAGCCAGGCCGAGAGCTGAAAGATGCCCGGCCCAGGCTCCTGCCCCTGCTCCAGATGCATGTTGATCTGGAGCACCGCGTGGCTGAGTTTTTCTTTCACGTGCGGTGAGATGCCCTCGGCGGCCACCACCCGCTGGGCGAAGAGGCCCAGGTAATAGGGGTACTGGAGGTAGCGCCACAGGCGCTCCTCGTTTCCGGAGCCGCCAGGATAATCCGTGCTGTTGGAGAGCGCCGCGGTCGCCATTTCGATCAACCGGGGGATCTCCTCGTCGGTGGCATCAAGGTGACGTTGGAGGAAAATCGTAGTGTTCAAGGGGCGTCCTATCGGTTACGAGGTTGGGGAGCATGTCGCTGCCGGGCCCGCCTCAAGTAGTGCCTGCGTCTAAGATTCTGGCCCGCGCCGGATACAACGGCCTCCCCGGGCTGATTATTCGAGCGACGAGGGTAGGCAGCACGGTCCTGAAATACCGGGGCCAGAGAGCAGGCTCCGATAGCACGCCTGCCGGCGCCTGACAACCGGGGCGACTCGGGCTACTCTGAGGGTGATGACGGTGAGCGCTGCCGGAAGATGGCGGGCAGCCGTCATGTTGGTAGCGCGTAGGTTGGGTTTTTAGGAGGTACATCCGGCCGTGTGTCGCGGTCGCGGAGAGGTCTGATGCAGAACGACGATAACCAGGAGCGCTCGCCGGTCGATGTTGAAGACGTCGATGTTGACGCTGCCCTTGATGAACTCCGGGCCGAGGAGCACCGCCGGCTCTTGCGAACCGGTGTGCTCAGTCTGGTGATTCTGGCGGTTCTGGGGTTTGTGGCCTGGTGGATGGTCACCAATACAGACACCCTGTTTAGGCCTAATATCAAGGTTGAGGCGGGCGAGGAGGAGGTGCTCGCGGTGACAAATGATCCGGTCTGTCGTGGGATCATTGATGAGGTTACCCTCATGGCCGAGGAGTATCAGGCTCGTGAGCGCTTTATGGAAGACCATGTTCTGGGCGCCGATCCTAAAAGTGTCGATCAGGTGCGCGAGACGGCTACCGCGTTTCGCTCACGCCATCGCAGCGTTGCCGAGCGCGTGGATAGCGCGGTGTTGCGAGAGCGTTCATTTCGCCGACAGCTCAACGACTGGTTCGGCTTTATGGACAACGAGTTTCGTATCCTCGAAGAGATGGCAGATCGCCAGCTTAAGCTCCTCCGCGATGAAGACGTTCCCGAACCTCAAGGGCTCTGGACTGACATGCCAGCGTTGCGCGACCGCGTGCTGCTGACCATCGACGATAATTTCCAGTCGTTTCGGGTCTGGCATCAGGTCGGACTGCATCCATGCGGACCGGCTCCCGAAGGGGTGGAGCCCTGGGTGCCGTCGGAGAAAGTGAAAAAGTAGGGAAGGGACTCCCGGTCATGTGACTCCCGGTCATGCGACTCCCGGTCATGTGACTCCCGGTCATGTGACTCCCGGTCATGTGACTCCCGGTCATGTGACTCCCGGTCATGCGACTCCCGGTCATGCGACTCCCGGTCATGTGACTCCCGGTCATGTGACTCCCGGTCATGTGACTCCCGGTCATGACATGCTTTGTGCGCGATGATGCGCTAGGGTGGGCTTGTTACGGCTCACCACTTCGCGCGCTCGGCGCGCCCTGCTGTAGGACCCGGTATGCTCCCCCGGAGATCGCTCGCGCTGCTCGCTTTTGCCTTCTACGCACTCTCTGCCTGCGACGACGTCGCTCAGGCCCCAGATGACGTCGATGCGCAACGACCCGACGGGCCTGATGTCGCCTTTGCCTGCACCCCTGGTGAGATTCTGGGGTGTCCGGGACCCGAGAGCCCCTCACGTGAGGTCTGCGCCGAAGACGGCGCGAGCACTCGGCTTGTGGAGTGTCCGGCGAGTTCGCTTTGTCGCGAGGGCGCGTGTGTGGAGGTGAACTGTCGGCCCAATACCCGTCGATGCGTCTCGGAGAGCCAGCCTCAGGTCTGCCGACCCGAAGGCGATGATTACGCCTTTGAGAACGCCGAAGCCTGTGCCCCGGGCACCCGCTGCCAGCGGGGGGTGTGCCTGAACCGCTGCCAACTCGCCGAGCAGACCAGCTCGTATATCGGTTGCGAGTACTGGGCGGTGGAGCTTGAAAACTCCGAACTCTACCAGAGTGAGACAGGCGCGATCCTCGACGATGAGGACGAGCGTGCTCCATTTGCGGTGGTCCTGGCCAATACCGACCCCCTTATCAGCGCGCGGATCAGCGTGTGGGCGGCTCCCGAGGAGCATGCTCAGTTTGTGACCTCTCGCGAGGTCATCCCCGGGCGAGAGTTTCCTGGTGAGGAGCGCGTCACCGTCTATTCAGAAGTTGTCGATGCGGATGGCGGGCGGGTGGGGCAGCCGCTGAGCGGGCCCATCGATCAGGTGGAACTTCCTCCCAACAGCACCATGACCCTGCTCCTGCCCAACCGCACCATCCCGCGGCGCGCCACCTCCATTCGGCCCTTCGCCTATCGGGTGGTCTCGTCGGAGCCGGTGGTTGCCTATCAGTTCAATCCTTTCTGCTGTAATTACAACTACACCAATGACGCCAGCCTGCTCCTTCCCCGGGGCGCACTCACCGAAAATTACATGTATCTGGGGCAGACCGTGTGGGCCAATGCCTCCACGGAGAGCTTGTCTGTGCCCCGGCCCGCCACGCTCAGCGTCATCGCGCTCGACGAGGAGACTGACGTTACGGTGCAGCTGCGCGCGCCGGCCGATGCCGACAAAACCTACGACGACCTGATCTTCGCCATCACCGAGCCCGAACGCGTCTCCGGGCCCGATGAGAGCGGTCGCATTACTTTTACCTTGCAGCCCTTTGAGGTCTTCAACCTGGGGGGGCGCGGGGTTGGGCCCGTCGAAGATTTGAGCGGGGCGCGGGTGGAGGCCTCCAAGCCGGTCTCGGTGTTTAGCGGGCACAGCTGCGCCAATGTGCCCTACACCTGGTCGGCCTGCGATCACCTGGAGAGTCAGCTCTTTCCGCTGGAGACCTGGGGGACCATCTTTATTGCCTCGCCACTTAAACTTCGAAATCCCGATCCTCCGGCGGGCTCTCGCGAGGCCACCTACTGGAAGTTCGTGGCCAGCGAAAATGACACCCTGATTCAGACCGGTATGGATCTGCGACCGCCTGCCGTCTTGCAGCCCTCCGGCGAGTCGGTGCCGGGCTGCGCGAGCTTCTCCAGCGCTCCGGCCACCGGCAGCTTCGTGCTCAATGCCGGCGAGAGCTGTGAATTTGGTACCCGGCACATGTTCCGCGTGTTGGCCAGCCGTCCGATCGCGGTGGGGGCCTTTTTGAGTGGGCAGAACACCGTGTATGAGCAGGTCAACTGGGAGGATCGCGCCGGGGATCCGAGCTTCTTCCTCTTGCCCCCCGAGGAGCAGTATCGCACCGACTACTCCTTTCTGGCGCCACCGACCTATTTTCAGAGCTACGCGATGGTCACCATGGCCCCCGGCTTCACCCTTACGCTTAACGGCGAAGAGATCGACCCGATGGCATTCGACGCCGAGATCATGGACGACAACAGTCGCATGCGCGCGCATATCCCGCTGGAGCCCGGTCCTCAGACCATTGAGAGCCTGGTGCCGCTGGGGCTGGTGGTCTACGGCTACGACAACTACGTCTCCTATGCCTACACCGGCGGACTGAACCTGACCAAACTCAACGTGCTCGACTGAGTGCACCGGTCGTCGGGGGGGGCTCCATCGTAACTCTTCGTGACGACTTCGTCGGGGATGCATCATCGGGTTTGACCCCGGGCGCGCTTCGCGATAGACGGCGCTCGCCAGAACCCCTCCGGTTATTTTCAGGACCCAGCCTCTATGTACTCCGACGATCCGCAACATTCGACCTCTCCTCAGATCGTCGATGGGCGCTATCGCCTCGATGTGCTGCTCAGTGAGGGGGGCGTGGGTACGATCTGGCGGGCGCAGGACCTGGTCGCCCGGCGCCCGGTTGCCCTGAAGCTGCTCAAGCCGGAGGTGGCCACGTTGCCCCACCTGCGCCGGCGCTTCTCCCGCGAGGCCCGCGCCGCCAGTCGCCTGATGCATCCCAATGTGGCCGCGGTTCACGACCATGGGGTCGATCCCGATGGTCGCATGTTCATCGCCATGGAACTGCTGGAGGGGTTGGTCGTCACCGATCTTATCCGTCAGGGGCTCTCGTTGGCGCTGATTCTGGAGCTTACGGACCAGCTCCTGGCCGGGCTCGCACACGCGCATGCCCGCGGCGTGATCCACCGTGACTTAAAGCCTTCCAACCTCATGGTCGTCGGCGCCTCGATCCCGGAGCGGCTGGGAACGCTCAAACTGGTGGATTTTGGCATCGCCACGGTGCTTACCGACGCCGACCCGCGGGAGACGGCGCATGGCGAGGTGGTGGGGACGCCGCGCTATATGAGCCCGGAGCAGGCCGCCGGCGAACGGGCTCTGACCCCGCGGACCGATCTCTACAATGTGGGGCTGATTCTCTACGAATTGATGTGCGGACGTCCGCCTTTTGCTCAGGAGCGGGGACTGGCGGTGATGGCGATGCACGTGCATGACCCGATTCCGCCGATGGTTGCGCGCTCCGGCTTGCCCCTTCCGGTGGCGCTGGAGGCCTTTGTGTCACGTGCGCTGGCGAAGTCCCCGGCGCGGCGCTGGCCCTCGGCCGGGGAGATGCGCGTGCAGCTTAAGGCCCTGCAGGCCGAGTTGGCCGGTGATCCGCTCATTCACACCTTTCCTCCGGCGCTGGCCGGTGATGTCAGCGCTGAGGGGCAGCTCCCGGTGACGCTGGAGGAGAGCATCGTGGGTCGACGTCGCTCCGGTGCGCTTCGCGATCCGCTGCCCCCCCCGGTGCCGAGCAGCCCGAGCCCCGAGTTCCCGACCGCGGAGCAGGCCGATCTCCAGGCGCTTAATGCCGGGGTCGCCGGCATTAAACAACTTCCCTTTGTTGGGCGCCCCCGGGAGCGACAGCACCTCCAGGAGATCGCCGGTGCCGTGCGAGAGACCCAGCGCGGCCAGATCATTTTGATGGAGGGAGAGGCCGGCGTGGGCAAAACTCGCCTCACGATGTGGCTCAAGGAGCAGGCCGAAGAACGGGGGATTTTGCACGGACATATCGGCGCCTTCACCCGGGGCGGCACCGAGGGGTTACGCGGGCTTCAGGAAGTGCTCGACAGCGTCTTTGGCACCCGCGGTCAGCCCCGCGCCGAAGTTCAGACGCGGGTGAGCGCCTGGCTCGCCAGGTGGGGGCATGATGATGGCATCGATGCGCGCATCCTGGCGGATTTTATGCGGCCGGCCGGACCGCATAGCGCGGTGCGCGAGACGCCGGCCGCGGTCGCGCCGACCACCCTCTTTGCCACCATCCTTCGCGTGTTGGAGCGGGCGGCCACCCGCCGCCCGCGGCTCATCATTTTGGACGACGTGCACTGGGCGGGGCGAGAGCTGGGAGATTTTCTGGATTTTCTGGCCGTGGAGCTGCGTCACCGCGCGATCCCGCTGATGGTGATCTGCACGATTCGCTCCGAGGACATGAGTGAGAACCCCGCGTTGGAGCGCCGGTTTCATGCCCTGAATCGCTATGTCGGGGAGTCGGTTGAGCGAATGAAACTGGGCCGTCTGGCACCGGACAGCGGTTACGAACTTATTCGCCTGATGCTCCCGGTCGATGAACGCTTAACCCGGGTGATCTTTGAGCGCTCCGGCGGCAACCCCCTGCACCTGGTGCTCTTGCTGCGCTACCTGCGAGACGAAGGGCTGATCCGACGCGATGGCGAGCGTTGGGCCACGGCCGATGTGGACGCAGTGCGCGAGGCGGTGCCGCCCAGTCTGGGCGGGCTCTTTGAGGTGCGCCTCCAGCAGATCGAAGCCCGCTACCACCGTCAGGGCCAGCTCGGGGAACTCTTGCGGCGCGCGGCGATTGCCGGGCCGCGCTTTACCTACGAGGTGCTCCGGTCGATGATCGAGCGCGAGGGCGACGCCGAGCGCCTGCGTTGGTTTGACGAGGACCTCGATCATCTCCTGAGCGAGGGCGTGCTCATTGAGAGCCACGGGCGTCGCGAGGACTGGTACGCGTTTAGTCACGGGCTCTTGCGCGACTATTTTCTTCGCCAGATCGGTGGCGCGTTTCGCGCGCGACGCCTGCACCGCATGGCCGCCCTGGCCCGCGAAGAGGTGTACGCGGAGCGCGTCGATGCGTATGCCGCCGAGATCGCGGCGCACTGGCATGCCGCCCGCGAACTGGAACGCGCGCTGGGCTGGTACATGCGCGCCGGGCGCACAGCCTCGGGAGCGGCCATGCTGCGCCAGGCCGCCGGAGCCTACAGCCAGGCGCTGTTGATCATGGACGAGCTGCTGGGGCTTGATACCGCCTCGGAGCCCCCCGGGTTGGCGCGTCTGGATGCCCGCGCGCGGGAGCTGGGCCTGAGCGGCGCCGATTACGTCGATACGCTGATGCGCCTGGGAGATCTTTACGAGGGGTTCGGTGAGTTTCCCGACGCCGAGGGATGCTACCGTCGGGTGGTGCGTCTGGTGGGCCCCAGTGATGCGCCGGATGCCCGTGCGCTCACCGCGCTGGCCGGGAGTTGGCTGGGGCTGGGGCACATCGCCTGGCAGCGTGGAGACTTTGAGGCCGCCCACTGGGCGTTTCGACGGGTGCGCGATGAGGTTGCCACGCGCGCGGAGCTCGCGCCGATGCGTGACCATGCCTCTCGCGGCCTGGCGCGGGTGGCCTGGCATCGCGGCAGCTACCCCGAGGCCGTGGCGCTGGCCCGGGAGGCGTTGCTGGGTGCTCAGGCCCGCGGCGATGACGCCGGCGTGGCCCGATCGTTGTGGATCCTGGGGGA
This region of Lujinxingia litoralis genomic DNA includes:
- a CDS encoding AMP-dependent synthetase/ligase, yielding MAKEFKNLVEILEHSVSTYKSSPLFGTKTGGAYKWMTYGEFGVQVEQFRGALADMGVQKGDTVAVIANNRVEWAVGAYATYSLGGRYCPMYEAQLVKDWTYILRDSGAKVVLVANQMIYDQVKPLLDELDTLERVIYCDGPRDSEDSFQTLLDHGAKNPAEVVYPQEDDICGFIYTSGTTGDPKGVLLSHSNIMSNVNGVHQLLEIGPDDVSLSFLPWAHSFGQVVELHCLLSMGAALGIAENVNTIIENLAEVRPTLLFAVPRIFNRIYNGVQQKMEAAGGIKQLLFTRGMANSEELRAVRERGESGGLTAMMNKFYDKLVFSKVRERFGGRLKYAFSGGAALSPEVARFIDNLNIMVYEGYGLTETSPIATCNYPDNRKIGSVGRPIPGVSVTVADVEGYPSGTGEICVKGPNVMKGYHNLPEQTAKVLDEDGTFHTGDLGRVDEDGYVWILGRVKEQYKLENGKYVVPGPIEEQLKLSPYVNQVMVEGTNKAYNVALIVVDLENLGTWADNNGVSRDELLTHPKVKELYRKEIERVSSTLKGYERPKRFALIEEEFSAENDMLTPKLSVKRRVVLARYGELLNSLYNDEKTAAA
- a CDS encoding serine/threonine-protein kinase produces the protein MYSDDPQHSTSPQIVDGRYRLDVLLSEGGVGTIWRAQDLVARRPVALKLLKPEVATLPHLRRRFSREARAASRLMHPNVAAVHDHGVDPDGRMFIAMELLEGLVVTDLIRQGLSLALILELTDQLLAGLAHAHARGVIHRDLKPSNLMVVGASIPERLGTLKLVDFGIATVLTDADPRETAHGEVVGTPRYMSPEQAAGERALTPRTDLYNVGLILYELMCGRPPFAQERGLAVMAMHVHDPIPPMVARSGLPLPVALEAFVSRALAKSPARRWPSAGEMRVQLKALQAELAGDPLIHTFPPALAGDVSAEGQLPVTLEESIVGRRRSGALRDPLPPPVPSSPSPEFPTAEQADLQALNAGVAGIKQLPFVGRPRERQHLQEIAGAVRETQRGQIILMEGEAGVGKTRLTMWLKEQAEERGILHGHIGAFTRGGTEGLRGLQEVLDSVFGTRGQPRAEVQTRVSAWLARWGHDDGIDARILADFMRPAGPHSAVRETPAAVAPTTLFATILRVLERAATRRPRLIILDDVHWAGRELGDFLDFLAVELRHRAIPLMVICTIRSEDMSENPALERRFHALNRYVGESVERMKLGRLAPDSGYELIRLMLPVDERLTRVIFERSGGNPLHLVLLLRYLRDEGLIRRDGERWATADVDAVREAVPPSLGGLFEVRLQQIEARYHRQGQLGELLRRAAIAGPRFTYEVLRSMIEREGDAERLRWFDEDLDHLLSEGVLIESHGRREDWYAFSHGLLRDYFLRQIGGAFRARRLHRMAALAREEVYAERVDAYAAEIAAHWHAARELERALGWYMRAGRTASGAAMLRQAAGAYSQALLIMDELLGLDTASEPPGLARLDARARELGLSGADYVDTLMRLGDLYEGFGEFPDAEGCYRRVVRLVGPSDAPDARALTALAGSWLGLGHIAWQRGDFEAAHWAFRRVRDEVATRAELAPMRDHASRGLARVAWHRGSYPEAVALAREALLGAQARGDDAGVARSLWILGEVARIQGDGEQARELYGRSMAMSQRAEQPVEIARNLLSLAQLARFQKTFDEAEELYQRALRRYEALGDRRGAGQCYNGLGDVARFRDSYDAARRFYDRALATYQSIGAELDVALVYTNLGLTSIALNDYAAACDYLLAARERVAHEEYPYLQAGVEYNLALVRALRGEDEDGESMGRVLELSARFPVPDLDYAQPLERLARLRAEAGHAAEARALWQRARDIYRELELEGDRARVEALIDERASTS
- a CDS encoding IgGFc-binding protein, which encodes MLPRRSLALLAFAFYALSACDDVAQAPDDVDAQRPDGPDVAFACTPGEILGCPGPESPSREVCAEDGASTRLVECPASSLCREGACVEVNCRPNTRRCVSESQPQVCRPEGDDYAFENAEACAPGTRCQRGVCLNRCQLAEQTSSYIGCEYWAVELENSELYQSETGAILDDEDERAPFAVVLANTDPLISARISVWAAPEEHAQFVTSREVIPGREFPGEERVTVYSEVVDADGGRVGQPLSGPIDQVELPPNSTMTLLLPNRTIPRRATSIRPFAYRVVSSEPVVAYQFNPFCCNYNYTNDASLLLPRGALTENYMYLGQTVWANASTESLSVPRPATLSVIALDEETDVTVQLRAPADADKTYDDLIFAITEPERVSGPDESGRITFTLQPFEVFNLGGRGVGPVEDLSGARVEASKPVSVFSGHSCANVPYTWSACDHLESQLFPLETWGTIFIASPLKLRNPDPPAGSREATYWKFVASENDTLIQTGMDLRPPAVLQPSGESVPGCASFSSAPATGSFVLNAGESCEFGTRHMFRVLASRPIAVGAFLSGQNTVYEQVNWEDRAGDPSFFLLPPEEQYRTDYSFLAPPTYFQSYAMVTMAPGFTLTLNGEEIDPMAFDAEIMDDNSRMRAHIPLEPGPQTIESLVPLGLVVYGYDNYVSYAYTGGLNLTKLNVLD